A region of Saccharococcus thermophilus DNA encodes the following proteins:
- a CDS encoding pyridoxal-dependent decarboxylase, translating into MAVKTNQNSQMDTSDLEKKINKMMEEGKRPFAVVATAGTTVTGNIDPIFFSIYFTRTFRLFCVLFVKYSFTNYLAVK; encoded by the coding sequence ATTGCGGTTAAAACTAATCAAAATTCTCAGATGGATACCTCAGATTTAGAGAAAAAGATTAATAAAATGATGGAAGAAGGAAAACGACCTTTTGCAGTTGTGGCAACGGCTGGAACAACGGTGACGGGTAATATTGACCCTATCTTTTTCTCGATATATTTTACCAGAACATTTAGACTGTTTTGTGTATTATTTGTAAAATACTCTTTTACAAATTACTTAGCTGTTAAATAA
- a CDS encoding FMN-binding negative transcriptional regulator, giving the protein MYIPKAFEVNDKTKLVNFIRDNSFGILFSQEESGPLATHLPFFIDEKTGDNGVLIGHMAKRNPHWKKLNGKEVLVVFPGPHAYISASWYNDPNTVPTWNYVAVHVYGTVRIIEKKEEMVERMEKTVNFYESSMSNPWNAKFDDEFIDGLMNGIVVFEISINRMEGKWKLSQNHSIERQQNLINGLRTSNKYNSAEIATMMEQNIKQKDNA; this is encoded by the coding sequence ATGTACATACCTAAAGCTTTTGAGGTTAATGATAAAACAAAATTGGTAAATTTTATTAGAGACAACAGTTTTGGAATTTTATTTTCTCAGGAAGAAAGTGGGCCGTTGGCAACACATTTGCCTTTCTTCATTGATGAAAAAACGGGGGATAACGGTGTGTTGATTGGTCATATGGCAAAACGGAATCCTCACTGGAAGAAATTAAATGGTAAAGAAGTTCTTGTAGTCTTTCCAGGTCCCCATGCTTATATCTCCGCTTCCTGGTATAACGATCCAAACACTGTACCTACTTGGAATTATGTAGCAGTCCATGTATATGGAACAGTTCGAATCATAGAGAAAAAAGAAGAAATGGTTGAACGGATGGAAAAGACGGTTAATTTTTACGAATCATCTATGTCCAACCCTTGGAATGCTAAATTTGATGATGAATTCATAGATGGCTTAATGAACGGCATAGTTGTATTTGAAATCTCAATAAATAGGATGGAAGGGAAATGGAAGTTAAGTCAGAATCACTCCATAGAAAGACAACAAAACCTTATTAATGGTTTAAGAACAAGCAATAAATATAATTCGGCAGAAATTGCAACAATGATGGAACAGAATATTAAACAAAAGGATAATGCATAA